A genomic segment from Methanoplanus limicola DSM 2279 encodes:
- the mcrA gene encoding coenzyme-B sulfoethylthiotransferase subunit alpha produces MGKIERSQKLFLDALKQKFQGEDVESVKTTFYNFDGVRQSPRKREFMEATKAVEAKRGMAMYDPEHCHLGGLPMGQRQLMTYEVSGTGTFVEGDDLHFVNNAAMQQFWDNIRRTVIVGMDLAHATLQKRLGKEVTPETINEYLHILNHAMPGAAVVQEHMVETHPGLVDDCYVKVFTGDDEMADDIEPQFLINVEKLFPAEQAEVLKAEVGKSMYQAIHIPTIVSRTCDGGTTSRWSAMQIGMSFIAAYRMCAGEAAVADLSFAAKHAGVVQMASHLPARRARGPNEPGGIKFGLFSDIIQTNRTHPNDPAKASLEVVGAGTMLFDQIWLGSYMSGGVGFTQYATAAYTDNILDEFTYYGMDYIKDKYGVDYTNPDPAKLVKPTQEVVNDIASEVNLNAMEQYEQFPTMMEDHFGGSQRAGVMAAACGLSTSIATGNSNAGLNGWYLSMLMHKEGWSRLGFFGYDLQDQCGSANSLSMEPDRGLIGELRGPNYPNYAMNVGHQGEYAAIVGAAHYGRKDAFCFNPLVKICFADPSLGFDFAEPRKEFAKGAIREFMPAGERSLIIPAR; encoded by the coding sequence ATGGGTAAAATTGAGAGATCACAGAAACTTTTCCTTGATGCACTTAAACAGAAGTTCCAGGGAGAAGACGTAGAATCAGTAAAGACAACATTCTACAACTTTGACGGTGTCCGCCAGTCCCCACGTAAGCGTGAGTTCATGGAAGCAACAAAGGCTGTCGAAGCAAAGCGTGGAATGGCCATGTATGATCCAGAGCACTGCCACCTTGGTGGTCTGCCAATGGGTCAGAGACAGCTCATGACCTACGAAGTATCCGGTACAGGAACATTCGTAGAGGGTGATGATCTTCACTTCGTCAACAACGCTGCAATGCAGCAGTTCTGGGATAACATCCGCAGGACAGTTATTGTCGGAATGGACCTTGCACACGCAACACTCCAGAAGCGTCTCGGAAAGGAAGTTACTCCTGAGACAATCAACGAGTACCTCCACATCTTAAACCACGCAATGCCTGGTGCAGCAGTTGTTCAGGAACACATGGTTGAGACACACCCTGGTCTTGTCGATGACTGTTACGTAAAGGTATTCACCGGTGACGATGAGATGGCTGACGACATTGAGCCACAGTTCCTCATTAACGTTGAGAAGCTCTTCCCTGCTGAGCAGGCAGAAGTTCTCAAGGCAGAGGTCGGCAAGTCAATGTACCAGGCAATCCACATCCCGACAATTGTCTCAAGGACATGCGACGGTGGTACAACCTCCAGATGGTCAGCAATGCAGATCGGAATGTCATTCATCGCAGCATACAGAATGTGTGCAGGTGAAGCAGCAGTCGCAGATCTTTCATTCGCAGCAAAACACGCCGGTGTTGTTCAGATGGCATCCCACCTTCCTGCACGCCGTGCACGTGGTCCAAACGAGCCTGGTGGAATTAAGTTCGGTCTCTTCTCTGATATCATCCAGACAAACCGTACCCATCCAAACGACCCTGCAAAGGCATCCCTTGAGGTAGTCGGTGCAGGTACAATGCTCTTCGACCAGATCTGGCTCGGATCATACATGTCCGGCGGTGTCGGATTTACACAGTATGCAACAGCAGCATACACTGATAACATCCTCGATGAATTCACATACTATGGTATGGACTACATAAAGGACAAATACGGCGTAGACTACACCAACCCTGACCCCGCAAAGCTTGTCAAGCCAACACAGGAAGTTGTAAACGATATCGCATCCGAGGTTAACCTCAATGCAATGGAACAGTACGAACAGTTCCCAACCATGATGGAAGATCACTTCGGTGGTTCACAGCGTGCCGGTGTTATGGCAGCAGCATGTGGTCTGTCCACATCCATCGCAACCGGAAACTCAAACGCAGGTCTGAACGGATGGTACCTTTCAATGCTCATGCACAAGGAAGGATGGTCACGTCTCGGATTCTTCGGATACGATCTTCAGGACCAGTGCGGTTCAGCAAACTCACTCTCAATGGAACCAGACCGTGGTCTCATTGGAGAACTGCGTGGACCAAACTATCCAAACTATGCAATGAACGTCGGTCACCAGGGAGAGTATGCAGCTATTGTAGGTGCAGCTCACTACGGACGCAAAGATGCATTCTGTTTCAACCCGCTTGTTAAGATCTGTTTTGCAGATCCATCACTCGGTTTCGACTTCGCAGAGCCACGTAAGGAATTCGCAAAGGGAGCAATCCGCGAGTTCATGCCAGCCGGCGAGCGCTCACTGATCATACCTGCAAGGTAA
- the mcrG gene encoding coenzyme-B sulfoethylthiotransferase subunit gamma: MAYTPQYGPGTSIVAENRRKQMNPAVQLEKVREVTDEDIVLILGHRAPGSAYPTAHPPLAEQQEPDCPIRKIVAPTEGAKAGDRVRYIQFADSMFNAPSQPYQRTYSECYRFRGIDPGTLSGRQIVECRERDLEQYSKLLMETEMFDPALVSCRGATVHGHSLRLAEDGLMFDMLQRCILKDGSVKYVKDQIGEPLDREVDVGKPMDEEWLKAHSTIFHSLVGVAYRDDAEYVEYIQRIHALRTKYGFMPKEE; the protein is encoded by the coding sequence ATGGCATATACACCACAGTATGGGCCAGGAACATCTATTGTCGCTGAAAACAGGCGCAAGCAGATGAACCCTGCAGTCCAGCTTGAGAAGGTTCGTGAGGTTACTGACGAAGATATTGTTCTTATCCTTGGTCACCGTGCACCAGGATCAGCATACCCGACAGCACACCCACCACTTGCAGAGCAGCAGGAACCAGACTGCCCAATCAGAAAGATTGTTGCACCAACAGAGGGTGCAAAGGCAGGAGACCGCGTACGTTACATTCAGTTTGCTGACTCAATGTTTAACGCACCATCACAGCCATACCAGCGCACATACTCAGAGTGCTACCGCTTCCGTGGCATTGACCCGGGTACACTCTCAGGACGTCAGATTGTAGAGTGCCGTGAGCGTGACCTTGAACAGTACTCAAAACTCCTCATGGAGACAGAGATGTTTGACCCGGCACTTGTAAGCTGCCGTGGTGCAACAGTTCACGGACACTCACTGCGTCTTGCAGAAGATGGTCTTATGTTTGATATGCTCCAGCGCTGTATCTTAAAAGATGGCTCTGTCAAGTACGTCAAAGACCAGATTGGAGAGCCACTCGACCGTGAAGTCGATGTCGGCAAGCCAATGGACGAGGAATGGCTTAAAGCACACTCAACAATCTTCCACTCACTTGTTGGTGTCGCATACCGTGATGATGCAGAATATGTTGAATATATTCAGCGTATCCATGCACTTAGAACAAAATACGGCTTTATGCCAAAGGAGGAGTGA
- the mcrC gene encoding methyl-coenzyme M reductase I operon protein C, whose product MPIGRVTQIVDCRESMGMGKGGGLAQRGTISECRHPDVIVVGMSPGRRHVTKPVCDITSGLRREGVEFSVSTLVLNAGSGVPPDAPAIAGSVLGAYFGLNSKEIAQIEQHKVAILHHGNVRSHVVEKVRFILERCDTDAIVVSQAPVDYEDLAKAGVKTAYVMPSPEMVKTKGRVVRIVSGVTRGQTPTREKLAEVISAVMKSMKQ is encoded by the coding sequence ATGCCTATAGGTCGTGTTACCCAGATTGTTGACTGCCGCGAAAGTATGGGTATGGGCAAAGGTGGCGGCCTTGCCCAGAGAGGTACGATATCCGAGTGCCGCCATCCGGATGTAATAGTCGTTGGCATGTCTCCGGGAAGGCGACACGTAACAAAACCTGTCTGCGATATAACATCAGGCCTTAGAAGAGAGGGTGTTGAGTTTTCGGTCAGCACTCTTGTCTTAAACGCCGGAAGCGGCGTACCCCCGGATGCCCCGGCGATAGCCGGTTCGGTTCTGGGGGCATATTTCGGCCTGAATTCTAAGGAGATTGCACAGATTGAGCAGCATAAGGTCGCAATTCTTCATCACGGCAATGTGAGATCTCATGTCGTGGAGAAGGTTCGCTTTATTCTCGAGAGATGTGATACTGATGCAATTGTTGTATCTCAGGCGCCTGTAGATTATGAAGACCTCGCAAAAGCAGGTGTAAAAACCGCTTATGTGATGCCGTCACCTGAAATGGTGAAGACAAAAGGCAGGGTCGTCCGCATCGTCAGCGGAGTTACAAGGGGACAGACTCCCACAAGGGAGAAACTGGCAGAAGTTATTTCGGCTGTAATGAAATCAATGAAACAATAA
- the mcrD gene encoding methyl-coenzyme M reductase operon protein D, which produces MTESQKVYPQCRVVPLRMLSPDTTEIFLDKVVKVKGIRRMTINGPSLPKTVPYGPARGKPNPNTNRRTIQVGDSEVELRVQAGMFVFELEDEGVTENIRAVCDEVFTKFPYQLQVGKYMKTSPTLSDYCKYGPDADEKMVGLSDPRKDGPVIIQGLK; this is translated from the coding sequence ATGACTGAAAGCCAGAAAGTATATCCACAATGCAGGGTAGTCCCTCTCCGCATGCTGTCGCCTGATACCACTGAAATCTTTCTTGATAAGGTGGTAAAGGTCAAAGGAATCAGAAGGATGACCATAAACGGTCCTTCTCTTCCAAAAACCGTTCCTTACGGTCCTGCACGCGGAAAACCCAATCCCAACACCAACCGGAGAACAATTCAGGTCGGCGACTCTGAGGTTGAACTCAGGGTGCAGGCAGGAATGTTTGTCTTTGAACTTGAGGATGAAGGTGTAACTGAGAATATCAGGGCTGTCTGTGATGAAGTATTCACAAAGTTCCCATATCAGCTTCAGGTCGGAAAATATATGAAAACATCTCCGACACTGTCTGATTACTGTAAATATGGTCCTGATGCTGACGAAAAGATGGTCGGACTTTCCGACCCGAGGAAAGACGGGCCGGTAATTATACAGGGTTTAAAATAA
- the mcrB gene encoding coenzyme-B sulfoethylthiotransferase subunit beta, producing MAKYSDTIDLYSDDGKLLKSGVELNKISPLVNPATLKLIDLTKRSIAVNLGGIEAALKSGKLGKGGKILGRELDLPIMANKDAVIAKIKEYVDVEGEETTIREFKGGNLLLVEVPKARLNAASTYDASITAVAAATTYAIVDEFGVDMFDASAVKAATFGAYPHTMDMEGALVSSVLANPQNNEGLGFSLRNIGVNHFVMMTGRNAMQGAALASTLETAGEFEMGGAIGPFERHMLLQYAYQGLNANNLVYDLVKENGQTGTVGTVVQSLVEKAIEDKVIVPGKKGGYFQFYDTKDPMLWNAYAAAGTLAATMVNCGAGRFAQAVSSTLLYFNDLLEHETGLPSTDFGRVMGTAVGFSFFSHSIYGGGGPGIFNGNHVVTRHANGCAIPCVVAACALDAGTQMFTAEGTSAVMGETYGQIPEFNKPMDQIANGV from the coding sequence ATGGCAAAATATTCCGACACAATTGATCTTTATTCAGACGATGGTAAACTTCTGAAGAGTGGCGTTGAGTTAAATAAGATAAGTCCGCTTGTAAATCCGGCAACTCTTAAGCTCATCGACCTGACAAAGAGAAGCATTGCAGTTAACCTCGGTGGTATCGAGGCAGCTCTTAAATCCGGTAAACTCGGAAAGGGCGGCAAGATTCTCGGACGTGAACTTGATCTGCCAATTATGGCAAACAAGGACGCAGTCATTGCAAAAATTAAGGAATACGTGGATGTTGAAGGCGAAGAGACAACAATCCGCGAATTCAAGGGCGGAAACCTGCTTCTTGTTGAAGTACCAAAGGCACGCCTGAATGCAGCATCCACATACGATGCATCAATCACAGCAGTTGCAGCAGCAACAACATACGCAATTGTCGATGAATTCGGCGTTGATATGTTCGATGCATCAGCTGTCAAGGCAGCAACATTCGGTGCATACCCACACACAATGGATATGGAAGGTGCACTTGTATCATCAGTTCTTGCAAACCCGCAGAACAATGAAGGTCTTGGTTTCTCACTCCGTAACATCGGTGTAAACCACTTCGTTATGATGACAGGAAGAAATGCAATGCAGGGTGCAGCACTTGCATCAACCCTTGAGACAGCAGGAGAGTTCGAGATGGGCGGTGCAATCGGTCCGTTCGAGCGCCACATGCTTCTCCAGTACGCATACCAGGGTCTTAACGCAAACAACCTTGTATATGACCTCGTAAAGGAGAATGGTCAGACAGGAACAGTAGGAACTGTTGTCCAGTCACTTGTCGAGAAGGCAATTGAGGACAAAGTCATCGTCCCGGGAAAGAAGGGCGGATACTTCCAGTTCTATGACACAAAGGATCCAATGCTGTGGAATGCATATGCAGCAGCAGGTACACTTGCAGCAACCATGGTCAACTGTGGTGCAGGACGTTTCGCACAGGCAGTTTCATCAACACTGCTCTACTTCAACGACCTGCTCGAGCACGAGACCGGTCTCCCATCAACCGATTTCGGTCGTGTAATGGGTACAGCTGTCGGTTTCTCATTCTTCAGCCACTCAATCTACGGTGGTGGAGGTCCAGGTATCTTCAACGGAAACCACGTTGTCACACGCCACGCAAACGGCTGTGCAATCCCATGTGTAGTTGCAGCATGTGCACTTGATGCAGGTACACAGATGTTCACCGCAGAGGGAACATCAGCAGTTATGGGCGAAACATACGGTCAGATCCCTGAGTTCAACAAACCAATGGATCAGATCGCAAACGGAGTCTGA
- the mobB gene encoding molybdopterin-guanine dinucleotide biosynthesis protein B has translation MKIIHIAGYSNSGKTVLIKKLVKILEDKYPGKTGVIKHLGHHTYDLNPGKDMTGHFENGAKFVAGIDSNKSVTYSGENDLYKILGHYSDAGIKYAVIEGFKKFSFRKVCLGELNAENCILKNPDVSEIVKSLDRFDDFFTMQGIIRDLKENTELPKTGCIITFNGIVREITGEEKTPFLEFNDTDKLKRIISGVTEDIKSRKGILGARIHHNSGRINAGDDITYIAVAAEHRVEGFAAVQNAIDRIKSELHDGENRIQKFTYP, from the coding sequence ATGAAAATAATTCACATCGCGGGATATTCCAATTCAGGAAAAACAGTACTGATAAAAAAACTTGTAAAAATTCTTGAGGATAAATACCCCGGAAAGACAGGCGTCATAAAGCATCTCGGACACCACACCTACGACTTAAATCCCGGAAAGGATATGACCGGGCATTTTGAGAACGGAGCAAAGTTTGTTGCAGGAATAGACAGTAATAAATCAGTAACATACTCTGGTGAAAATGACCTGTATAAAATACTCGGACATTATTCTGATGCAGGAATAAAATATGCGGTCATTGAGGGCTTTAAAAAGTTCAGTTTCAGAAAGGTCTGCCTGGGAGAACTCAACGCGGAAAACTGTATACTCAAAAATCCGGATGTATCAGAGATTGTAAAATCCCTTGACAGATTTGATGACTTCTTCACTATGCAGGGAATTATCAGGGATTTAAAGGAAAATACCGAACTCCCGAAAACAGGCTGCATAATTACATTCAACGGAATTGTCAGGGAGATTACCGGAGAAGAAAAAACACCCTTCCTTGAATTTAACGATACAGATAAACTTAAAAGAATAATCTCAGGTGTGACTGAGGATATTAAAAGCAGAAAAGGGATACTAGGTGCCCGCATTCACCACAATTCCGGCAGAATAAATGCCGGCGATGACATCACATACATCGCTGTCGCGGCAGAACACAGAGTAGAAGGTTTTGCGGCGGTTCAGAATGCGATTGACAGAATAAAATCAGAACTGCATGATGGAGAGAACCGCATTCAAAAATTCACATATCCCTAA
- a CDS encoding amino acid kinase family protein, with amino-acid sequence MSKRKEIKNKLQGETLVRKGLMHERSGVETIRITPELNVIKIGGHGTIDFGKEVVIPIVEELGELSREHQMLVVTGGGVRVRHIMDIGIDLGMPTGILAELSGTISEQNALMLSVLMAKYNAVKISNDDLLDIPMLLSLGQVPVMRGTPIYSFYETPSAVGPIPSHRTDTGAFLAAEVMGAKNCILVKNVDGLFDKNPLMYDDAELIEDIRAEEVLEMNLEDLVLEEAVVDMLRYSKNLHEVKIINGHVRGNITKVLNGEKVGTVIRQ; translated from the coding sequence ATGAGTAAGAGAAAGGAGATTAAAAACAAACTCCAGGGTGAGACCCTGGTACGCAAGGGTCTGATGCATGAGAGATCCGGGGTTGAAACTATCAGGATTACACCTGAGCTCAATGTCATTAAAATCGGGGGGCATGGTACGATTGACTTTGGCAAAGAGGTAGTTATACCAATTGTTGAAGAACTCGGTGAACTCTCGCGTGAGCACCAGATGCTTGTTGTTACCGGAGGGGGAGTAAGGGTCAGGCATATCATGGACATTGGCATTGATCTTGGGATGCCCACCGGAATTTTAGCTGAGCTTTCCGGAACGATAAGCGAACAGAATGCTCTTATGCTCTCTGTTCTTATGGCAAAGTATAATGCAGTTAAAATAAGCAATGATGATCTTCTGGACATCCCAATGCTTTTAAGTCTTGGACAGGTTCCGGTTATGAGGGGAACGCCAATTTACAGTTTCTATGAAACCCCTTCCGCGGTTGGGCCGATTCCAAGCCACAGAACCGATACAGGTGCTTTCCTTGCTGCTGAGGTAATGGGAGCAAAGAACTGCATTCTTGTCAAGAATGTTGACGGGCTTTTTGATAAAAATCCACTTATGTACGATGATGCGGAGCTGATTGAAGACATCAGGGCAGAAGAAGTCCTTGAGATGAATCTTGAAGATCTCGTGCTTGAAGAGGCTGTAGTCGATATGCTCCGGTATTCCAAGAATCTCCATGAGGTAAAGATAATAAACGGTCATGTAAGGGGCAATATAACAAAAGTTCTGAACGGCGAGAAGGTTGGAACAGTAATCCGGCAGTGA
- a CDS encoding ATP-binding cassette domain-containing protein, producing the protein MMLKLENISKNLGEFRIDNANLEVIKGEYMVIIGPTGAGKTILLETVAGIYPPDSGRVIMSGRDITDVQPKDRNIAMVYQDFVLFPHLTVAANIGFGLKSRKVPRPEIEEKVKDIASVMGIDHLLHRYPGTLSGGEKQRTAICRAILMEPDILLLDEPLSALDTRTRENLRSELKKLHKMFNTTFIHITHNYEEVFSLADRVVIMNDGEILQIGDPDEVFRKPKSEFIASFVGFENIYPCKWLKDGSSASVNIDGVDLISESHESSITGNDVTAILRMEDVIVTSELPGGGEPCNMLKGIIEEIRDSGGFVRITIDAGIKLKAVMMKRDFLRMDLSAGDSAYAVFSYEALHIIPCDK; encoded by the coding sequence ATGATGCTTAAACTTGAAAATATATCAAAAAACCTCGGTGAATTCCGTATCGACAATGCAAATCTTGAGGTCATAAAAGGCGAATACATGGTTATAATCGGCCCTACTGGTGCAGGTAAGACAATTCTTCTTGAAACCGTTGCAGGCATATATCCGCCGGACTCCGGCAGGGTGATTATGAGTGGCCGGGATATTACCGATGTGCAGCCAAAGGACAGAAATATTGCAATGGTCTATCAGGACTTTGTTTTATTTCCGCATCTTACTGTGGCGGCGAATATCGGATTTGGTCTTAAGAGCAGGAAGGTGCCACGCCCTGAGATTGAGGAGAAGGTGAAGGATATAGCGTCTGTTATGGGCATAGATCACCTTCTTCACCGTTATCCGGGAACACTCAGCGGAGGGGAGAAACAGAGGACTGCAATCTGCCGTGCAATACTTATGGAACCTGATATTCTTCTTCTGGATGAACCCCTTAGTGCTCTTGATACCCGGACGAGGGAGAACCTGAGGAGTGAATTAAAGAAGCTCCATAAGATGTTTAATACTACCTTTATTCATATTACTCACAATTATGAGGAGGTATTCTCACTTGCAGACAGGGTTGTCATCATGAATGATGGTGAAATACTCCAGATTGGTGACCCTGATGAGGTCTTCAGAAAACCAAAATCAGAGTTTATTGCATCTTTTGTTGGTTTTGAGAATATTTATCCCTGTAAATGGTTAAAAGATGGCAGTTCTGCGTCTGTGAACATTGACGGTGTGGATTTGATCTCGGAGTCGCATGAGTCTTCGATCACAGGTAACGATGTCACTGCAATCCTCAGGATGGAGGATGTTATTGTCACATCTGAATTACCCGGCGGGGGAGAACCATGCAATATGCTTAAAGGAATTATAGAAGAGATCCGTGACAGCGGGGGTTTTGTAAGGATTACCATCGACGCGGGAATAAAGCTTAAGGCTGTTATGATGAAGAGGGATTTTTTAAGAATGGATCTCTCTGCCGGCGATTCGGCATATGCAGTATTTTCATATGAAGCCCTTCATATCATTCCCTGTGATAAATAA
- a CDS encoding ABC transporter permease, with the protein MKNITRWDAVKVFSISAALILTAFIVSLLILIVTHPNPGCVLESLMTEEIQFAIYLSLATSIASTLLCILIGVPAAYGLARYNFFGKSFVNMILDLPLALPPLVAGVGLLLFFGTTAFGDALESIGLVFVFTPLGIVIAQFFVNLPFMLRIMRSTFEGISPRYEYVARTLGCTNAESIIRVTIPMAANGFFAGAVITWAKGIGEFGAALMLAGATRLKTETLPISLFLNMSCGDLEMAISAAIILIAISIVSLYVFEIYGGSAKL; encoded by the coding sequence TTGAAGAATATCACACGCTGGGATGCTGTAAAGGTATTTTCCATCTCAGCCGCTCTTATTTTAACTGCATTTATTGTTTCTCTGCTGATTCTGATTGTAACTCATCCTAATCCCGGATGCGTTCTGGAATCCCTGATGACTGAGGAGATCCAGTTTGCAATATACCTGAGTCTTGCAACCTCTATAGCATCAACCCTGTTGTGTATTCTTATCGGAGTGCCGGCAGCATACGGGCTTGCGAGGTATAATTTCTTCGGGAAGAGTTTTGTCAATATGATTCTTGACCTTCCACTTGCACTGCCTCCGCTTGTTGCCGGTGTGGGACTGCTGCTCTTCTTCGGGACAACAGCATTCGGCGATGCACTTGAGAGTATAGGGCTTGTATTTGTCTTCACACCGCTTGGAATTGTAATAGCACAGTTCTTTGTAAATCTCCCGTTTATGCTCAGGATTATGAGATCCACATTTGAGGGGATCAGTCCCAGGTATGAGTATGTCGCCCGGACGCTTGGGTGCACCAATGCTGAGAGCATAATCCGGGTTACAATTCCTATGGCTGCAAACGGTTTTTTTGCCGGTGCAGTGATTACATGGGCGAAGGGAATAGGTGAATTCGGTGCCGCACTCATGCTTGCCGGCGCTACAAGGCTCAAGACTGAGACACTTCCGATCTCTCTGTTTCTGAATATGTCATGCGGAGATCTTGAGATGGCTATATCTGCGGCAATCATACTGATAGCAATCTCGATTGTCTCACTGTATGTTTTTGAGATCTATGGTGGATCTGCAAAACTATAA
- the tsaA gene encoding tRNA (N6-threonylcarbamoyladenosine(37)-N6)-methyltransferase TrmO: MALEEDIKKVKEMEICYRPIGVIHSEHTVQEDTPIQGIFNPSKGYIEVFDEYTPGLKDIESFSHLILLYHFDRSTGCEIVRKPFLDEEKERGIFSIRHFNRPNPVGFSIVDLLSVEGNRLEIGAVDILDGTPLIDIKPYVYQFDHRDEVKNGWVDASHTDEIGEWNATPKGLRDKQRTNI, encoded by the coding sequence ATGGCTTTAGAAGAGGATATTAAAAAAGTTAAGGAGATGGAGATCTGCTACCGCCCAATCGGCGTCATTCATTCGGAGCACACAGTCCAGGAAGACACTCCTATTCAGGGAATATTCAATCCTTCAAAGGGTTATATCGAAGTTTTTGACGAATATACTCCCGGATTAAAGGACATTGAGAGTTTTTCACACCTGATACTGCTTTATCACTTTGACAGATCCACCGGATGTGAGATTGTCCGAAAACCATTCCTTGATGAGGAGAAGGAGAGGGGAATATTCTCTATACGGCATTTTAACAGGCCTAATCCTGTAGGATTTTCAATTGTGGATCTTCTCTCAGTAGAGGGCAACAGGCTTGAGATCGGTGCTGTGGATATACTTGACGGCACACCCCTTATTGACATAAAGCCCTATGTATATCAGTTTGATCACCGCGATGAGGTAAAGAACGGGTGGGTTGATGCATCACACACTGATGAAATCGGTGAGTGGAATGCCACTCCAAAAGGCCTCAGAGATAAGCAGAGGACAAATATTTGA